One Rhodococcus sp. P1Y DNA window includes the following coding sequences:
- the mtrB gene encoding MtrAB system histidine kinase MtrB: MIRFNPSRRRINGTFSPLLRWFRTLSTSVGHAWRRSLQLRVVVSTLTLSLVVITILGAVLTSQITDRLLESKITAATEELERSRTTVEGALAGAEETTGLNARLERARAQLTNRDVDAGQTSGSAGTFDPVLIVRGDDIRADSSIGPANQIPASLRNFVQNGLISWQYATVSDAEQGDYTGPAIIFGTPTASDIAELELYLVFPLGSEERTLSLVRGTLLIGAVVLLVLLAAISMLVARQVVLPIRSASRIAVRFADGRLKERMPVRGEDDMARLAMSFNEMAESLSKQITQLEEFGSLQRRFTSDVSHELRTPLTTVRMAADLIHDGSANLDPALKRSSELLVNELDRFETLLGDLLEISRHDAGVAELAAEQLDLRMCARAAVSTVRHLARESATEVIVDMPDHAVVAEVDPRRVERILRNLLANALDHGEGRPVLIRLRANADAAAFVVRDQGIGLRPGEEKLVFNRFWRSDPSRVRRSGGTGLGLAISVEDARLHDGKLEAWGAVGEGACFRLTLPLVRGHKVIGSPLPLKPSTRRYTQGQPLPSSPDRTDASAKSSESRPELMATPSDSSRPEEKR, from the coding sequence GTGATCCGTTTCAACCCTTCGCGGCGGAGAATAAACGGAACGTTCTCGCCGCTGTTGCGCTGGTTTCGAACGCTCAGCACATCGGTCGGTCATGCCTGGCGTCGATCGCTTCAGCTTCGAGTCGTCGTGTCGACTCTTACTCTTTCCTTGGTCGTCATCACTATCCTCGGCGCGGTGCTCACCAGTCAGATCACCGATCGTCTTCTGGAGTCCAAGATCACGGCCGCCACCGAGGAACTGGAGCGATCGAGGACCACCGTCGAAGGCGCGCTGGCAGGGGCCGAGGAGACCACCGGTCTGAACGCAAGGCTCGAACGTGCGCGGGCGCAGTTGACGAACAGAGACGTCGACGCCGGACAGACGTCCGGATCGGCGGGCACGTTCGACCCGGTATTGATCGTTCGCGGTGACGACATCCGCGCGGACTCCTCGATCGGGCCGGCGAATCAGATCCCCGCAAGCCTGCGCAACTTCGTCCAGAACGGCTTGATCAGTTGGCAATATGCCACGGTCAGTGACGCCGAGCAGGGTGATTACACCGGACCTGCCATCATCTTCGGAACCCCGACGGCCTCGGACATCGCCGAACTCGAGTTGTACCTGGTTTTTCCACTGGGCAGCGAGGAGCGAACGCTCTCGCTCGTGCGGGGGACGTTGCTGATCGGGGCGGTCGTCTTGCTGGTGCTTCTCGCAGCAATCTCCATGCTCGTTGCGCGCCAGGTCGTTCTACCCATTCGCTCGGCTTCGCGAATCGCTGTCCGATTCGCGGACGGGAGGCTCAAGGAGCGAATGCCGGTCAGAGGGGAGGACGACATGGCGCGGCTGGCCATGTCGTTCAACGAGATGGCCGAGAGTCTGTCGAAACAAATCACTCAACTCGAAGAATTCGGTAGTTTGCAACGCCGGTTCACCTCCGACGTCAGTCACGAACTGCGTACGCCGCTGACGACGGTGAGGATGGCTGCCGACCTCATTCACGACGGCAGTGCAAACCTCGACCCTGCGCTGAAACGGTCGTCCGAGCTTCTCGTCAACGAGCTCGATCGCTTCGAGACGCTCCTCGGTGATCTTCTCGAGATTTCGCGTCACGACGCCGGTGTCGCAGAATTGGCCGCGGAACAGCTCGATCTGCGAATGTGTGCACGCGCGGCGGTTTCGACCGTTCGGCATCTGGCGCGCGAGAGTGCGACGGAGGTGATCGTCGACATGCCCGATCATGCTGTCGTGGCCGAGGTCGATCCACGGAGGGTCGAACGTATTCTCCGGAACCTCCTTGCCAACGCTCTCGACCACGGCGAAGGACGGCCGGTGTTGATTCGGCTTCGTGCCAATGCGGACGCAGCGGCGTTCGTGGTCCGCGACCAGGGGATCGGTTTGCGGCCGGGCGAGGAGAAGCTGGTGTTCAACCGTTTCTGGCGCTCGGATCCGTCCAGAGTCCGTAGGTCCGGTGGCACGGGCCTCGGCTTGGCCATCAGCGTCGAAGATGCGCGGTTGCACGATGGCAAATTGGAGGCATGGGGTGCAGTCGGGGAGGGAGCGTGCTTCCGCCTGACCCTGCCACTCGTGCGAGGGCACAAGGTGATCGGCAGTCCGCTGCCCCTCAAACCGAGCACCCGGCGATACACCCAGGGTCAGCCGCTTCCGTCTTCGCCCGACCGCACCGATGCGAGCGCGAAGTCGAGCGAGAGTCGGCCCGAGTTGATGGCGACGCCGTCGGATTCTTCTCGTCCGGAGGAGAAGCGGTGA
- the mtrA gene encoding MtrAB system response regulator MtrA — protein sequence MKPRILVVDDDSALAEMLTIVLRGEGFEPFVVGDGTQALAAVRENRPDLVLLDLMLPGMNGIDVCRVLRADSGVPIVMLTAKTDTVDVVLGLESGADDYIMKPFKPKELVARVRARLRRTEDEPAELLSIADIVIDVPAHKVSRGDELVSLTPLEFDLLVALARKPRQVFTREVLLEQVWGYRHAADTRLVNVHVQRLRAKVEKDPENPEVVLTVRGVGYKAGPP from the coding sequence ATGAAGCCTCGGATTCTCGTAGTCGACGACGACTCGGCTCTGGCAGAGATGCTCACCATCGTCCTTCGCGGCGAGGGATTCGAACCGTTCGTGGTCGGAGACGGCACCCAGGCGCTGGCCGCGGTTCGCGAGAATCGCCCGGACCTGGTCTTGCTCGATCTCATGCTGCCCGGCATGAACGGTATCGACGTATGCCGAGTGTTGCGCGCAGATTCGGGTGTACCGATCGTGATGTTGACGGCAAAGACCGACACCGTCGATGTCGTCCTCGGTCTCGAATCGGGCGCCGACGACTACATCATGAAGCCGTTCAAGCCGAAGGAACTCGTGGCGCGCGTTCGTGCCCGCCTTCGTCGTACCGAGGACGAACCGGCCGAGTTGCTCTCGATCGCCGATATCGTGATCGACGTCCCCGCCCACAAGGTAAGCCGCGGCGACGAACTGGTGTCGTTGACGCCGTTGGAATTCGACCTTCTGGTCGCCCTCGCTCGCAAGCCGCGTCAGGTGTTCACGCGTGAGGTACTACTGGAACAGGTCTGGGGCTACCGTCATGCCGCCGACACCCGTCTGGTGAACGTTCATGTTCAGCGCCTTCGCGCGAAGGTCGAGAAGGATCCGGAGAATCCCGAGGTGGTGTTGACCGTGAGGGGGGTCGGCTACAAGGCCGGACCACCGTGA
- the ahcY gene encoding adenosylhomocysteinase has product MTTSVTPDDRSATGSALTADRRGEIDFKVADLSLAEFGRKEIRLAEHEMPGLIALRREYADVLPLKGARVSGSLHMTVQTAVLIETLVALGAEVRWASCNIFSTQDHAAAAVVVGPHGTEDEPKGVPVFAWKGESLEEYWWAAEQMLTWPAGADGTARPANMILDDGGDATMLVLRGAQFEKAGVVPPTDDDQDSDEYKVFLGLLRRSLEASKTKWTEIAASVKGVTEETTTGVLRLYQFAAAGELTFPAINVNDSVTKSKFDNKYGTRHSLIDGINRGTDVLIGGKAVLVCGYGDVGKGCAEALKGQGARVTVTEADPINALQALMDGFDVRTVEEFIEKADIIITSTGNLGIITFDHMKRMKHQAILGNIGHFDNEIDMAGLEKAKDVTRINIKPQVDEFQFADGHSIIVLSEGRLLNLGNATGHPSFVMSNSFSNQVIAQIELWTKPDEYDNEVYRLPKHLDEKVAKIHVEALGGTITKLTKEQAEYIGVDVEGPFKPEHYRY; this is encoded by the coding sequence ATGACGACCTCAGTAACGCCGGACGATCGTTCGGCAACAGGATCGGCACTCACCGCGGACCGCCGCGGTGAAATCGACTTCAAGGTCGCAGATCTGTCACTTGCCGAATTCGGCCGCAAGGAAATCCGTCTTGCAGAGCACGAGATGCCAGGGTTGATCGCCCTTCGCCGGGAATACGCCGACGTGCTTCCGCTCAAGGGCGCACGGGTGTCCGGATCGCTACACATGACCGTCCAGACAGCCGTCCTCATCGAGACGCTCGTCGCTCTGGGTGCAGAAGTGCGCTGGGCGTCGTGCAACATCTTCTCGACCCAGGACCACGCGGCTGCAGCGGTCGTCGTCGGCCCGCACGGAACCGAGGACGAGCCCAAGGGCGTTCCGGTCTTCGCGTGGAAGGGTGAGTCGCTGGAGGAGTACTGGTGGGCGGCCGAGCAGATGCTCACCTGGCCCGCTGGTGCCGATGGAACTGCCAGGCCGGCCAACATGATTCTGGACGACGGTGGCGACGCCACGATGCTGGTGCTGCGCGGGGCGCAGTTCGAGAAGGCAGGCGTAGTGCCTCCGACCGATGACGACCAGGATTCGGACGAGTACAAGGTGTTCCTCGGACTCCTCCGTCGCTCGCTCGAGGCGTCGAAGACCAAGTGGACCGAGATCGCTGCGTCCGTCAAGGGCGTGACGGAGGAGACCACCACCGGTGTACTCCGCCTGTACCAATTCGCGGCGGCAGGCGAACTCACGTTCCCGGCGATCAACGTCAACGACTCGGTCACCAAGAGCAAGTTCGACAACAAGTACGGCACCCGCCATTCGCTGATCGACGGCATCAACCGCGGCACGGACGTGCTCATCGGCGGCAAGGCTGTGCTCGTCTGTGGTTACGGAGACGTCGGCAAGGGCTGTGCGGAAGCGCTCAAGGGCCAGGGCGCGCGCGTCACGGTGACCGAAGCAGACCCGATCAATGCACTCCAGGCTCTGATGGACGGCTTCGACGTTCGCACGGTGGAGGAGTTCATCGAGAAGGCCGACATCATCATCACCTCGACCGGCAACCTCGGCATCATCACCTTCGATCACATGAAGCGGATGAAGCACCAGGCCATCCTCGGCAACATCGGTCACTTCGACAACGAGATCGACATGGCCGGGCTCGAGAAGGCCAAGGATGTCACGCGGATCAACATCAAGCCGCAGGTCGACGAGTTCCAGTTCGCCGACGGTCACTCGATCATCGTGCTGTCCGAGGGGCGCCTGCTCAACCTCGGCAACGCCACCGGACACCCGTCGTTCGTGATGAGCAACAGCTTCTCCAACCAGGTCATCGCGCAGATCGAGCTGTGGACGAAGCCGGACGAATACGACAACGAGGTGTACCGCCTCCCGAAGCACCTCGACGAGAAGGTCGCGAAGATCCACGTCGAGGCGCTGGGCGGCACCATCACCAAGCTCACCAAGGAGCAGGCCGAGTACATCGGTGTCGATGTCGAGGGCCCGTTCAAGCCCGAGCACTACCGGTACTGA
- a CDS encoding ComF family protein: MVGLMASLLDLALPRECGGCDAIDSSWCGRCEEDLRREPVQVRPRVDPGVPCWALGPYSGPRRGAVLALKERNRHDLAVPLGSAVAEAIGALRIFGHVDPPELAQLVLIPAPTRRRAARSRGGDPVRRVADAAAAMLESNERVCVPPLLRMGSRAVDSVGLSAAARAENVAGRIHLVRPSRSRRGRRAEPVAEPGMRTVLLIDDVLTTGATANESVCVLNEYGIRVDGILVVAAV, from the coding sequence ATGGTCGGACTAATGGCGTCTTTGTTGGATCTCGCGCTCCCGCGAGAGTGTGGTGGCTGTGACGCCATCGATTCGTCGTGGTGCGGCCGGTGCGAGGAAGACCTTCGTCGTGAGCCGGTACAGGTGCGTCCTCGCGTCGACCCGGGGGTCCCATGCTGGGCTCTCGGCCCGTACTCGGGTCCGCGCCGGGGTGCGGTGCTGGCTTTGAAGGAGCGGAATCGACACGATCTGGCAGTGCCTCTAGGGAGTGCTGTGGCCGAGGCGATCGGGGCACTGCGGATCTTCGGGCACGTCGACCCGCCGGAGCTGGCTCAGCTCGTTCTGATTCCTGCACCGACGCGTCGACGCGCTGCGCGTAGTCGAGGAGGAGATCCCGTCCGACGTGTCGCCGATGCCGCCGCGGCGATGCTCGAATCGAACGAGCGCGTGTGCGTTCCCCCATTGCTGCGGATGGGCAGCCGAGCGGTGGACTCGGTCGGTTTGAGTGCTGCGGCGCGCGCAGAGAACGTTGCAGGGCGCATCCATCTTGTCCGCCCGTCCCGGTCGCGGCGCGGCCGTAGAGCCGAGCCGGTGGCCGAGCCTGGGATGCGGACAGTACTTCTGATCGACGACGTGCTCACCACCGGTGCCACGGCCAACGAATCAGTCTGTGTACTCAACGAATACGGCATTCGTGTCGACGGAATTCTCGTTGTCGCAGCGGTGTGA
- a CDS encoding amino acid permease: MEHPRSPKSDTKTGIFRTKSVEQSMRDTDDPDTKLRKELTSWDLTVFGVAVVIGAGIFTLTARTAGNVAGPSVSLAFVLAAVACGLAALCYAEFASTVPVAGSAYTFSYATFGEFVAWIIGWDLVLEFALASSVVAKGWSLYLGEVLGSSSPVLSIGSVDVDWGALLIVVIITALLASGTKLSSRVSLIITAIKVAVVLLVVIVGAFYIKAENYSPYIPPAQEGDTADGIHQSLFAFVTGAGGSTFGWYGLLAAASLVFFAFIGFDVVATTAEEAKEPQKALPRGILGSLLIVTVLYVAVTLVLTGMVNYTELAGDSSTLATAFELNGLTWAKNIISFGALAGLTTVVMVLMLGQTRVLFAMSRDGLVPRKLAHTGKRGTPLRITLLVGGVVAVLAAFFPIGVLEEMVNIGTLFAFVLVSIGVVVLRRTRPDLPRGFKVPFMPVIPILAVVACLWLMVNLSVETWLRFIVWMLIGVVIYFVYSKRNVEKTLRERKEQLSE, from the coding sequence ATGGAACACCCACGCTCACCGAAGTCGGATACCAAGACCGGCATCTTCAGAACGAAGTCGGTCGAACAGTCCATGCGCGACACCGACGATCCCGACACCAAACTCCGTAAGGAACTCACGTCTTGGGACCTCACGGTGTTCGGCGTTGCGGTCGTTATCGGCGCGGGAATCTTCACCCTGACCGCGCGCACGGCAGGAAACGTCGCCGGTCCTTCGGTGTCGCTGGCATTCGTACTGGCCGCTGTGGCCTGCGGCCTTGCCGCGCTCTGCTACGCAGAATTCGCATCGACGGTTCCGGTCGCGGGAAGCGCGTACACATTCTCCTACGCGACATTCGGTGAGTTCGTCGCGTGGATCATCGGATGGGACCTCGTTCTGGAGTTCGCACTCGCGTCGTCGGTCGTCGCGAAGGGGTGGTCGCTGTACCTGGGTGAAGTTCTCGGATCGTCCTCGCCCGTCCTGTCGATCGGTTCCGTCGACGTGGATTGGGGTGCGCTACTGATCGTCGTCATCATCACCGCGCTCTTGGCCAGCGGAACCAAGCTGTCCTCGCGGGTGTCATTGATCATCACCGCGATCAAGGTCGCAGTAGTTCTGCTCGTCGTGATCGTCGGCGCGTTCTACATCAAGGCCGAGAACTACTCTCCGTACATCCCGCCGGCGCAGGAGGGCGATACCGCCGACGGAATCCACCAGTCGTTGTTCGCGTTCGTGACCGGCGCAGGCGGTAGCACGTTCGGGTGGTACGGCTTGCTGGCCGCCGCGAGCCTGGTCTTCTTCGCGTTCATCGGGTTCGACGTCGTCGCCACCACTGCCGAGGAAGCGAAGGAGCCGCAGAAGGCGCTACCGCGCGGCATTCTCGGATCGCTGCTGATCGTGACCGTGCTCTACGTGGCCGTGACGCTCGTACTGACCGGAATGGTGAACTACACCGAACTCGCGGGCGACAGCTCGACCTTGGCCACTGCATTCGAACTCAACGGGCTGACGTGGGCGAAGAACATCATCTCTTTCGGGGCGCTCGCCGGCCTGACCACCGTGGTGATGGTCTTGATGCTGGGCCAGACCCGTGTGCTGTTCGCCATGTCGCGGGACGGACTCGTGCCGAGGAAGCTCGCCCACACGGGCAAGAGGGGCACGCCTCTACGCATCACGCTGCTTGTCGGTGGCGTCGTTGCTGTCCTGGCCGCATTCTTCCCCATCGGGGTCCTCGAAGAGATGGTCAACATCGGAACGCTGTTCGCCTTCGTTCTCGTGTCGATCGGAGTGGTGGTTCTGCGACGGACTCGCCCGGATCTGCCTCGTGGCTTCAAGGTTCCGTTCATGCCGGTGATCCCGATTCTGGCCGTCGTCGCCTGCCTGTGGCTGATGGTGAACCTGTCCGTCGAGACATGGCTCCGATTCATAGTCTGGATGCTGATCGGGGTGGTCATCTACTTCGTGTACAGCAAGAGAAACGTCGAGAAAACGCTGCGCGAACGTAAGGAACAGCTTTCCGAGTGA
- a CDS encoding alkane 1-monooxygenase yields the protein MNRAGATSTNLDEHSGECVSGDARAVRSKRTLSTSKDGRGARRAGKRPLWLLGLLAPASALLPSQLVLWTGMPIFWWSGVMVFFVIIPLIDVVAGEDGDNPSDDDIEEMQDDRFYRWCTYLFLPVQFLTLLVACWMWAFGTLAVVDKIGLAVTIGLVAGTGINAAHELGHRIEEHERWLAKVALAQTFYGHFYVEHNKGHHVRVATPRDPASARVGENLFVFLPRSVLGGLRSAWSLEMQRLDRRGIRRWSIRNNLLHTSLMSAGLFGVLALVFGPGILPYLLVQAAVGFLLLETINYVEHYGLLREKNERGRYVRCSPRHSWNSDRLCTNIFLYHLQRHSDHHANPGKRYQTLRSHDEAPQLPAGYATMVLLALVPPLWRKVMDRRVLAHYDGDITRANILPRRRKQVLARFGEPDTANRTTRTPGRDAVGRRRQAPRTRISSTR from the coding sequence ATGAATCGAGCCGGTGCGACGTCCACGAATTTGGACGAGCACTCCGGTGAATGCGTGTCGGGGGACGCGCGCGCTGTGAGATCGAAACGGACCTTGTCCACGTCAAAAGACGGGCGGGGAGCCAGACGAGCCGGTAAACGGCCCCTCTGGCTGCTCGGCCTACTGGCGCCTGCCTCGGCGCTGCTGCCGTCGCAGTTGGTGCTGTGGACCGGTATGCCCATATTTTGGTGGAGCGGCGTGATGGTCTTCTTCGTCATCATCCCGCTCATCGACGTGGTCGCGGGTGAGGACGGAGACAATCCGTCGGACGACGACATCGAAGAGATGCAAGACGATCGCTTCTATCGTTGGTGCACCTACCTGTTTCTGCCCGTGCAGTTCCTCACACTGCTCGTCGCCTGCTGGATGTGGGCGTTCGGTACGTTGGCGGTGGTCGACAAGATCGGCCTCGCGGTCACGATCGGGCTCGTCGCGGGGACCGGCATCAATGCGGCTCACGAACTGGGACACCGGATCGAGGAACACGAGCGCTGGTTGGCGAAGGTCGCGCTGGCCCAGACGTTCTACGGGCATTTCTACGTCGAACACAACAAGGGACACCACGTCCGGGTCGCCACACCGCGAGACCCGGCCAGCGCGCGCGTGGGGGAGAACCTCTTCGTCTTCTTGCCGAGAAGTGTGCTCGGCGGCCTTCGATCTGCCTGGTCGCTCGAGATGCAGCGACTGGACCGGCGCGGGATCCGGCGGTGGAGCATCCGCAACAACCTGTTGCACACGTCCCTGATGAGCGCGGGTCTGTTCGGCGTGCTTGCGCTCGTGTTCGGCCCCGGAATCCTGCCGTATCTGCTCGTGCAAGCTGCAGTCGGTTTCCTGCTGCTGGAGACGATCAACTACGTCGAGCACTACGGACTGCTTCGTGAGAAGAACGAGCGCGGACGGTACGTCCGGTGCTCCCCACGACACAGTTGGAACAGCGATCGGCTCTGCACCAACATTTTTCTGTACCACTTGCAACGACACAGTGACCATCACGCCAATCCCGGCAAGCGCTACCAGACGCTGCGCAGTCACGACGAGGCGCCGCAGCTGCCAGCCGGATACGCAACGATGGTGTTGCTCGCGCTCGTGCCTCCGCTGTGGCGCAAGGTGATGGATCGGCGAGTGCTCGCTCACTACGACGGCGACATCACTCGCGCCAACATTCTGCCGCGGCGTCGCAAGCAGGTTCTGGCCAGGTTCGGTGAGCCGGACACGGCAAATCGGACAACTCGAACCCCCGGTCGCGATGCGGTCGGTCGGCGTCGACAGGCACCCCGGACCCGCATCTCGTCGACCCGATAG
- the lpqB gene encoding MtrAB system accessory lipoprotein LpqB, with translation MTNRRSLTAFLAPLLVVVIVSTGCANLPESSSPQAIGSLTAGAASTTPPPPAAGREPDLLLRDFVTASASSANRHQAARQFLTTTASSSWDDGAKTVVADKIDLLTGPRTDNEAQFTLRSNTVGLLAPGGDYQAGAGTVDSSIRMIRVDGEWRIDELPPGVVVDRSQFFGAYQRRSLFFVDPLGAALVPDVRWVSGGADQMANQLVQLLIDGPKPTLAPAVSNELAPDVGIRGPITKADGRTSQVGAGTGGGVKIDFGGLQAVDAKNRELLAAQVVWTLASADIAGPYVLLADGQPLDNSKPDGWTTADVGSLDPMASLESGVGLHALVNGRLVSVEDSGTTPVPGYFGTVENLRSAALSTDGTLVAGVADTGRPAPQPSSTLMIGGYDSGAFPVAEGQSITRPTWGVDNNAAWAVIDGTNVIRAARDPANGQVSVLPVDAGAVTALGSRITDLRLSRDGVRAAVIVDGLVYVATVVRQANGTYSLVSPKAVANGLGSDALALDWSTGDAVVVVRIATDVPVVQVTTDGSRLDALPSRNLTAPVLSVDASTTTEYVADSRAVFQLNNADPAGDRYWREVAGLAGVKATPVLPG, from the coding sequence GTGACGAACAGGCGATCGCTCACGGCATTTCTCGCGCCCCTTCTCGTGGTGGTGATCGTGTCCACCGGGTGTGCCAATCTGCCGGAATCCTCCAGTCCGCAGGCGATCGGCTCACTCACCGCAGGAGCGGCGTCGACGACGCCACCCCCGCCGGCCGCCGGCCGCGAACCGGACCTCTTGCTCCGCGATTTCGTCACTGCCAGCGCAAGTTCGGCGAACCGCCACCAGGCTGCGCGTCAGTTTCTGACGACTACGGCGTCGAGTTCGTGGGACGACGGCGCGAAGACCGTCGTTGCGGACAAGATCGATCTGCTGACAGGCCCTCGAACCGACAACGAAGCGCAGTTCACGCTCCGGTCCAACACGGTGGGACTGCTCGCTCCAGGAGGCGACTACCAGGCAGGGGCCGGGACAGTCGATTCGAGTATCCGAATGATTCGGGTGGACGGGGAGTGGCGAATCGACGAATTGCCACCGGGCGTTGTTGTCGACCGCTCTCAGTTCTTCGGCGCATATCAACGAAGGTCACTGTTCTTCGTCGATCCGCTCGGCGCCGCGCTGGTCCCGGACGTGCGGTGGGTGAGTGGCGGCGCCGACCAGATGGCGAACCAGTTGGTGCAGTTGCTGATCGACGGTCCGAAGCCGACACTTGCGCCCGCGGTGTCGAACGAATTGGCTCCAGACGTCGGCATTCGTGGGCCGATCACCAAGGCCGACGGGCGCACGTCGCAGGTCGGCGCAGGTACGGGTGGCGGAGTGAAGATCGATTTCGGCGGCCTGCAGGCGGTGGACGCCAAGAATCGCGAACTTCTTGCCGCGCAGGTGGTCTGGACGCTCGCATCCGCTGATATCGCGGGCCCCTACGTACTGCTCGCAGACGGCCAGCCCCTGGACAATTCGAAACCGGACGGATGGACGACGGCCGACGTCGGCTCGCTCGACCCGATGGCATCGCTCGAATCCGGCGTCGGGCTGCATGCTTTGGTCAACGGAAGGCTCGTATCGGTCGAAGACAGCGGTACGACGCCCGTGCCCGGATATTTCGGCACGGTGGAGAACCTCCGCAGCGCTGCGTTGTCCACCGACGGCACGCTGGTCGCCGGAGTAGCCGACACCGGTCGACCCGCTCCGCAACCGTCGTCGACGCTGATGATCGGCGGTTATGACAGTGGGGCCTTCCCGGTGGCCGAGGGCCAGTCGATCACCCGACCTACGTGGGGAGTGGACAACAACGCCGCGTGGGCAGTCATCGATGGAACCAATGTCATACGCGCAGCACGAGATCCAGCGAACGGGCAGGTGTCGGTGTTGCCCGTGGACGCAGGGGCGGTGACGGCACTCGGTTCTCGCATCACGGATCTGAGACTGTCCCGCGACGGTGTTCGCGCCGCGGTGATCGTCGACGGTCTGGTGTACGTCGCCACAGTGGTGCGTCAGGCGAACGGAACGTACTCACTCGTGTCGCCGAAGGCCGTGGCCAACGGACTCGGTAGCGATGCGCTCGCACTGGATTGGAGCACGGGTGACGCTGTGGTCGTGGTGAGGATCGCCACCGACGTCCCAGTCGTGCAGGTGACCACCGATGGATCGCGTCTCGACGCGTTGCCCAGCCGAAACCTGACCGCACCGGTGTTGTCCGTCGATGCCTCCACCACCACCGAGTACGTCGCCGACTCGCGAGCCGTGTTCCAGTTGAACAATGCAGACCCTGCCGGTGACAGATACTGGCGCGAGGTCGCCGGACTGGCCGGAGTCAAAGCAACACCCGTGCTGCCGGGCTGA
- the hpf gene encoding ribosome hibernation-promoting factor, HPF/YfiA family has product MTTPSQASVFFDEKPSDESTKTHADVVVKGRNVEIPDHFRIYVSEKLARLERFDSSIYLFDVELQHERNRRQAKACQRVEITAKGKGPVVRAEACADSFYAALESVTSKLESRLRRTKDRRKVHYGEKTPVSVAEATAELAEDDSLAIDPDLKLDSFEDEPAGPGQIVRTKVHSAAPMSVDDALNEMELVGHDFFLFHDAATDRPSVVYRRHAFDYGLIRLT; this is encoded by the coding sequence GTGACGACCCCTTCACAAGCTTCGGTTTTCTTCGACGAGAAGCCTTCGGACGAGTCCACCAAGACCCATGCCGACGTAGTGGTCAAAGGCCGCAACGTCGAAATCCCAGACCATTTCCGGATATACGTATCCGAGAAACTCGCCAGGCTCGAACGATTCGATTCCTCGATCTACCTGTTCGACGTCGAACTGCAGCACGAACGAAATCGCCGACAAGCCAAGGCATGTCAGCGAGTAGAGATCACGGCCAAGGGTAAAGGGCCGGTGGTTCGTGCCGAAGCCTGTGCCGACAGCTTCTACGCAGCATTGGAGTCCGTGACATCCAAGCTGGAGAGCAGACTTCGTCGGACCAAGGACCGTCGCAAGGTCCACTACGGCGAGAAGACACCGGTGTCTGTGGCCGAAGCCACCGCCGAACTCGCCGAGGACGACTCGCTTGCGATCGATCCCGACCTCAAATTGGACTCGTTCGAGGACGAACCCGCCGGCCCGGGGCAGATCGTCCGAACCAAGGTGCACTCGGCAGCTCCGATGAGTGTCGACGACGCCCTGAACGAGATGGAATTGGTCGGTCACGATTTCTTCCTCTTCCACGACGCTGCCACCGACCGGCCGTCGGTCGTCTACCGACGACACGCCTTCGACTACGGGTTGATCAGGCTCACCTGA
- a CDS encoding dTMP kinase yields MGKLIVIEGVDGAGKNTLARRLVSAWERDDLEVVRIGFPRYDYSVYADLAAEALRGEHGDTAESVHAMALLFALDRRDAVGELKKALSRNHIVLLDRYVASNAAYTAARLEQSADGDAVEWIRTLEFERFRVPVPDVQILLDVPVELAAERAASRESEDATRTRDAYERDSSLQSRTSAVYGQLAAANWTSPWHVVDAHVDPDRLAADVFNQPPRTRKVTP; encoded by the coding sequence ATGGGGAAACTGATCGTCATCGAGGGAGTCGACGGCGCGGGTAAGAACACACTCGCCCGTCGGCTCGTCTCGGCGTGGGAACGCGACGACCTCGAGGTCGTCAGAATCGGCTTCCCGCGGTACGACTACTCGGTGTATGCCGACCTAGCAGCCGAGGCGTTGCGTGGTGAGCACGGCGACACCGCCGAGAGTGTTCACGCGATGGCGCTCCTGTTCGCGCTCGATCGCAGGGACGCGGTGGGTGAGCTGAAAAAAGCGTTGTCACGCAACCACATCGTCCTGCTCGATCGGTACGTGGCGTCGAACGCTGCGTACACCGCTGCCCGCCTCGAGCAGTCGGCCGACGGCGACGCGGTCGAGTGGATTCGAACACTCGAATTCGAGCGGTTTCGTGTGCCGGTGCCCGACGTTCAGATTCTCTTGGACGTCCCAGTGGAGCTCGCTGCCGAGCGGGCGGCGTCGCGCGAGAGCGAAGATGCGACACGCACCAGAGACGCATACGAACGCGACAGTTCGCTGCAGAGCCGTACCTCGGCGGTGTACGGGCAACTCGCCGCGGCGAATTGGACATCGCCGTGGCATGTCGTCGACGCGCACGTCGATCCGGATCGACTCGCCGCCGACGTGTTCAATCAGCCACCTAGGACTCGGAAAGTGACACCATAG